In the genome of Cellvibrio sp. KY-YJ-3, one region contains:
- a CDS encoding TonB-dependent receptor: MSNITHRLRITALSAAICAVNSGAIYAQSVNGASTQEQEVEEVTVTGIRGAHQRSIDDKRNAKNITDTINAEDMGKTTDQNIADSLGRVTGVTVVSRDGEGSSVTVRGATAAQNNITLNGQQLTSTDFSQSVDLSSFSADILSKLEVVKTPSADHDEGSLGASINLETVRPLDRSEDSRSITVQGRYNDFADETDHKLQISATQKFMDDTLGVAFSAYDETNTYRKDQYRVENFIASPEIAEATDQNGEIVSGIKAIYHLNTGYELHQNSSDRQGLTLGVQWAPNEDTELMLDTTYSKQEQTRSLDALKTRYPGNANFVEGKKPLGDLRPAASFTDPQADWYGVDTRTNTMTKMVNRFGAGDMTRSEGGDDQENASASLKLKQTLTDRFRMEAQIGYSESTSESLPNAYAALQNYKNIPASKLFDAGADVEPVGYDCTSGRCVQVFGTSFVDFGDQLLDETVDGVLIPGYEDNIVKTGFNPLDTDTFHLAFLSETDVTVEDTLQNAQVDFDFDLDVFGLTTIEFGAKVTQREKMVDNQRYQFNSVTKTDVVTDKNGNPVAVPGGALLDVTASLVARDGLDYNDFMSSLGYGRNNATKGWLPIDARAAVSLVLDDENTVRTPNDTESRTTDIDTEAFYLKTNFSFLDERLTGDIGVRYVKTEVESKGYAGADFWQFSESLEREYDLVKLKELRDTSLPECRPYSTATAANRPGYESKFERVDGLGWDTSSGSDPAGWTPIPDQGPCHDPDYAAWVAYQQDPTLPDPGVTINWLTMWRYADVSTTRENGWGSPISYDGTTPIASNNANQFDFETLVNKELQSFEAKGTHTYSNVLPSLNLNYAFRDDLIGRFAISKTMTRPEIDQLRPGFQVVENGYWASGDTGSKVSMYNTKLDPLESKNIDVSLEWYFTDSGMLSVAVFNKDMTNFTDVESAKTYISDLRNVDGPVDASTLIKLPTDDAANDYGLQSCMPLRATADYGWWATDLNRFSNDLRDLCAQYSVNKIINGKGATITGVELGYSQSYDFLPGYFLSGLGMSANYTYQNSEYEPDKSTIDPTKNLPAFPVADTPEHSYNLTAYWEQDGHQVRLSYRGSSDSLVGTDYNTGLQGRTWNQGSIWNEGRDTLDFSATYAFSENMDLTFQATNLTDAVYRTYFTSRELEVQRVYSADNANGYEYVAYEEGNPLDGEATKSRTYTEYKVGATLRLGVRVNF; the protein is encoded by the coding sequence ATGTCAAACATCACTCACCGCCTTAGAATTACGGCGTTGTCAGCAGCAATATGTGCAGTTAACAGTGGTGCCATCTATGCACAGTCAGTTAACGGTGCGTCCACGCAAGAACAGGAAGTGGAGGAGGTTACTGTAACCGGTATCCGTGGTGCGCATCAGCGCTCGATAGATGATAAACGCAATGCTAAAAACATTACCGATACCATCAATGCTGAGGATATGGGTAAAACCACTGATCAGAATATTGCAGACTCTTTAGGGCGTGTGACAGGTGTAACGGTTGTAAGCCGGGATGGTGAGGGGTCCAGTGTGACGGTTCGCGGTGCAACTGCTGCGCAAAATAATATCACCTTGAATGGTCAGCAACTAACCAGTACCGACTTTAGTCAATCTGTTGATTTAAGTTCATTTTCTGCAGACATTCTTTCCAAGCTGGAAGTTGTTAAAACCCCAAGCGCCGATCACGATGAAGGTTCATTGGGTGCAAGCATTAATTTGGAAACTGTTCGCCCACTGGATCGGAGTGAAGATTCTCGCTCGATTACAGTGCAGGGGCGTTATAACGATTTCGCTGATGAAACTGACCATAAGTTGCAAATTTCTGCGACACAAAAGTTTATGGATGACACTTTGGGTGTTGCCTTTAGCGCATACGATGAAACGAACACCTATCGCAAAGATCAATACCGTGTAGAAAACTTTATTGCCTCTCCTGAAATTGCAGAAGCAACCGATCAAAATGGTGAAATAGTTTCAGGTATTAAGGCCATTTATCATCTAAACACTGGCTATGAATTGCATCAAAATTCATCTGACCGACAAGGTCTAACTCTGGGTGTGCAATGGGCTCCTAACGAAGATACTGAGCTGATGCTGGATACAACTTACAGCAAGCAAGAGCAAACCCGTAGTTTAGATGCATTGAAAACACGTTACCCAGGCAATGCCAATTTTGTTGAAGGCAAAAAGCCATTGGGTGATTTGCGCCCTGCAGCATCATTCACTGATCCACAAGCAGATTGGTATGGCGTGGATACTCGCACAAATACTATGACAAAAATGGTCAATCGATTTGGTGCTGGTGACATGACTCGCTCTGAGGGTGGGGACGATCAAGAAAACGCCAGTGCAAGTTTGAAGTTAAAACAAACGTTGACTGATCGTTTCCGTATGGAAGCGCAAATTGGTTATTCGGAAAGTACGTCAGAAAGTTTGCCTAATGCATACGCGGCTCTGCAAAACTACAAGAATATTCCTGCTAGTAAATTATTTGATGCGGGCGCTGACGTTGAACCAGTAGGCTATGACTGCACGAGTGGACGTTGTGTTCAAGTGTTTGGTACATCATTTGTCGATTTTGGCGATCAGTTATTAGATGAAACGGTTGATGGCGTATTGATTCCTGGTTATGAAGATAACATTGTTAAAACGGGCTTTAATCCATTGGATACAGATACATTCCATTTGGCATTTCTTTCTGAAACCGATGTGACTGTTGAAGATACATTACAAAATGCGCAGGTTGATTTTGACTTTGATTTAGATGTGTTTGGTCTGACCACGATCGAGTTTGGTGCAAAAGTCACCCAGCGTGAGAAAATGGTAGATAACCAACGTTATCAATTTAATTCCGTAACCAAAACAGATGTTGTTACCGACAAAAATGGCAATCCAGTTGCCGTTCCGGGTGGCGCTCTACTTGATGTGACTGCATCTTTAGTTGCACGTGATGGTTTGGACTATAACGATTTTATGAGTTCATTGGGTTATGGTCGTAACAATGCTACTAAAGGCTGGTTGCCTATTGATGCGCGCGCGGCTGTAAGTTTGGTATTGGATGATGAGAACACTGTCCGCACACCTAATGATACCGAATCGCGCACCACAGATATTGATACTGAAGCCTTTTATTTAAAAACTAATTTCTCATTTCTGGATGAGCGCCTCACCGGTGATATAGGTGTGCGCTATGTAAAAACAGAAGTGGAATCCAAAGGTTATGCGGGTGCAGATTTTTGGCAGTTCAGTGAATCACTTGAGCGTGAATATGATTTAGTGAAATTAAAAGAATTGCGCGATACCTCTTTGCCCGAGTGTCGCCCCTATAGTACCGCTACTGCTGCTAATCGTCCTGGTTATGAAAGCAAATTTGAGCGTGTTGATGGACTTGGTTGGGATACCTCTAGTGGTAGCGATCCTGCTGGTTGGACACCTATCCCTGATCAAGGTCCATGTCATGATCCTGACTATGCTGCATGGGTTGCCTATCAGCAAGATCCGACTTTACCTGATCCAGGTGTAACTATTAACTGGTTAACCATGTGGCGTTATGCAGATGTATCAACGACTCGTGAAAATGGTTGGGGTTCTCCGATTAGTTATGACGGCACAACTCCTATTGCATCTAATAACGCCAATCAGTTTGACTTTGAAACGCTAGTCAATAAAGAGCTTCAATCGTTTGAAGCCAAAGGCACGCACACTTATAGCAACGTATTGCCGAGTTTAAATCTTAATTACGCATTCCGTGATGATTTGATTGGTCGATTTGCCATTTCAAAGACTATGACGCGCCCGGAAATTGATCAGCTGCGTCCTGGCTTTCAGGTAGTTGAAAATGGTTACTGGGCATCGGGTGATACTGGTAGCAAAGTGAGCATGTACAACACCAAATTGGATCCATTGGAATCTAAAAATATTGATGTTTCACTTGAATGGTATTTCACTGATTCGGGCATGTTGAGTGTCGCAGTATTTAATAAAGACATGACCAATTTTACCGATGTAGAAAGTGCAAAAACCTATATTTCTGATTTGCGCAATGTTGATGGGCCTGTCGATGCTTCCACATTGATTAAGTTGCCAACAGATGATGCTGCAAATGATTATGGTTTACAGAGTTGTATGCCATTGCGCGCAACAGCGGATTATGGATGGTGGGCAACAGACCTTAATCGTTTTAGTAATGATTTGCGCGATCTTTGTGCACAATACAGTGTAAACAAAATTATTAATGGTAAAGGGGCAACTATCACCGGTGTGGAATTAGGCTATAGCCAATCCTACGATTTCCTGCCTGGCTACTTCTTGAGTGGTTTAGGTATGTCGGCTAACTACACCTATCAAAATAGTGAGTATGAACCAGATAAATCTACTATTGATCCAACTAAAAACTTACCGGCATTTCCTGTGGCGGATACCCCTGAGCACAGTTACAACTTGACCGCCTATTGGGAGCAAGATGGTCATCAAGTACGCTTGAGTTATCGTGGGTCTAGTGATTCTTTGGTGGGAACAGATTACAACACTGGTCTGCAAGGGCGTACCTGGAATCAGGGATCAATCTGGAATGAGGGGCGCGACACGCTGGACTTCTCTGCCACCTATGCGTTTAGTGAAAACATGGACTTAACCTTTCAGGCAACCAATCTGACTGATGCAGTATATCGCACGTATTTTACAAGCCGTGAATTGGAAGTGCAGCGAGTTTACAGTGCAGATAATGCAAATGGTTATGAGTATGTTGCCTATGAAGAAGGTAATCCGTTAGATGGAGAGGCTACCAAATCCCGGACTTACACTGAATATAAGGTGGGCGCCACCTTACGTTTAGGTGTGCGTGTGAACTTCTAA